DNA from Vitis vinifera cultivar Pinot Noir 40024 chromosome 19, ASM3070453v1:
aggatatGTTTTGTATTTGttgtgaaaaatagttttttattctttaaaataaaaataaaaataggataaCACGtttcataattataaaataaaaaatgaaaacattttttttaattattttcacttgtttcttgaaaactgttttaaaaaataattatataaaaagaagaatgattaaaaacaacACATGGGAAGCCGGCATATGCCCAGAAAAAGCAAGTAACCCctgaaaaattaaattctcactaaattaaaaaaaaaaaacttaatgactaaggtggtatttgtttttttatttaattataaatagaactttaatatttaataatgttaaatattaggttgtttgtttttatagtattttatttctattaagtattaaaaagtaaaaaaaaaaactaatatattatttttttctatttagaaaaaattacatattttagtttttttaatttagtaaaaagtttataataaattagaaaaagtagaaaaacaaataatctaaattctgaaaacaaattactttcagtaaaaaacaaaaaaaacaaacaccacctaagttaaTCATACTTTTTTTAATGTGACATTGTCCCatttaaaatcaattcaaattctcaaataaaactattttttaaaacaattatcaaacaaggCTTAGgtattatatatgataaattttttaaaaatcaattattctAACTTCTAAGACATGGAGCCAAATAAGAGTGTATCATTCTTTTAATGGATGCACATAAATAGTAATGGCGCCTATAATCTCGGAGATTACACCTACTAAATCTTATCATAATTTGACTATTACATCAACAAATTTGTCGATTCGAATTTCTAACAACATGACACGTCACAAGTCTCGACACCGTCTACGTGCCCATTTGACCCACCAAACCCTCCAAATTCCATATCCTCAGCCATCACCCCCCACATTGATTCCccctaactttttatttattatttttttaagtgcaCATAACTTCACAAACTACCCTCCACGTTCACTAAAGTCTAAAAGACACCCCAATCAACACCACAACACCCCCCCTCTTTATGCCTTTCATTCTTTGACCTAACCAGATGGCTCCAGAGGTAGAAGAAGAGTGAAAGAAaccctaattttctttttcgCCTTTTTTTGCTTACGTGTCGCCATTTGGAGGCTCCACCGCACAACTTTGTGTGTTTTCTCTTTCCTTGTTTTTGAATATGTTTCTGCCTAACCTCTTCGGAGGTGTCCACGTGTTAGCACGTGTCTTACACTCCAAGCCCTCCTTAGTACCGACGTGGTTTAACCCACGCGTGAAAAAATGCCGCCACCACCACACACTCTCTCTCACCCATTAAAAAGCGTGCTTTTTTATTCTGGGCCTcctgtgtttttttgtttttttctttctagaagTTTTACTGTAAATGGCACGTGGCGTCTTGGTGTGGTGAGTCACCGCAGTTTTTCGTGACGGTTCATGCACCGAGTGGCGGATAAGGTCGGCCGCATGATAACGTCGAACCTTGTGCACGTGGCGCGTTTTGAACGGTGATTGAAACCTGAGGGTCCCACTCGACCCAGATTGAGACAAGGACGACCGTACTTATCTCTGCTGCTCTCCTCTATATATAACGCCATATCtcaccacccaaaaaaaaaaaaagaaaagaaaataggaaaaaaataaattttgaattttcagaTTCGCCCTCCAATCTTCTTCTCTCGAGAAacgatcatcatcatcatcatcatcgccGGAAATGGGTGTACCGGAGACTGACCCGCTTTCACAGCTTAGTTTGCCGCCTGGGTTCCGATTTTATCCCACCGATGAGGAGCTTCTGGTGCAGTATCTCTGCCGGAAAGTGGCCGGACAGGGGTTTTCATTGGAGATAATTGGCGAAATCGATCTGTACAAGTTTGACCCATGGGTTCTTCCCAGTGAGTATTGATTCGAAAACCTGCGTTTTCTGCTTCAATTTGGATTTGTTTCTGatcatttatttacttgttCTGCAGGTAAAGCTATATTTGGAGAGAAAGAGTGGTACTTTTTCAGTCCCAGAGATCGGAAGTACCCAAATGGGTCCAGACCCAATAGGGTTGCTGGGTCTGGGTATTGGAAGGCCACCGGAACTGATAAGGTGATTACCACCGAGGGCCGGAAAGTTGGCATCAAGAAAGCTCTGGTGTTTTACGTCGGCAAAGCTCCAAAAGGAACCAAAACTAATTGGATCATGCATGAGTACAGACTCCTAGAAAATTCGAGGAAAAATGGAAGCTCCAAGGTAGATATTAAATATTATCAGTTAAaccaaaaacttaaattttttcagTACTAAACAATAATATCAAGTACAATTGACGCTTAACAATCTCGTATCtgggtttcttgttttgatGCAGTTGGATGATTGGGTTCTGTGCCGAATTTACAAGAAGAATTCCAACTCTTCGAAACCCATAGCAGCTGTACTTCCCAGCAAAGCGCACAGCAACGGCTCGTCATCGTCATCGTCGTCCCACCTCGACGACGTCCTGGAGTCGCTGCCGGAGATCGATGACAGGTTCTTTTCTCCTAATCGGATGAATTCTCTGAGAGTTTCACAGCCGGACGAGAAAGTCAACTTCCATAACCTGGGCTCGGGCAACTTCGACTGGGCCACTCTAGCAGGCGTCTCCTCCTTGCAGGAGTTGGTCTCCGGCGTCCAATCCCACGCCCAGCCTCCCGCAGCTGTCAACAACAGCAACGAAATGTACGTTCCGTCACTGCCGCCGCTAATCCAAGCCGAAGAAGAAGTCCAGAGCGGACTCAGAACCCAGAGAGTCGACCCAGTAATGAACCAAGGGTTCTTCCCGCAGAACTCGAACGCGTTCAGTCAGAGTTTCTCTAACTCACTCGACCCGTTCGGGTTTCGGTACCCGACCCAACCTAGTGGATTTGGATATAGGCagtaaaaaaaatgtagaaaaagaaaagtcgGCGGAGAGCAGGAAAGGAGTGGCAATTGTGTAAATAGATGGGAATTCTTTGGGCTAACCTTTAGGCTTAGGATTCCTAACAGGGAAATCTGGGATTTTTAAATGTCGGCAGAGTGGAAAAGAAAGGGCTTTTCTTCTTGTGATTTTAGGGCACATATTCAATGTACACGTGACAAAGGTGatgtacatttttttatattttcaaattaaattagagTTTGATTTTGGACCATGTTCTCAGAATCGGTCGGACCAGCTGCTTCCCaccttaaattcaaatttaCATTGTACTTTTGTCTGGATTCATCTTTCTGAAATAAAAAGGTTGTAATTTCTTCCACGGTTTGTACACTTGTGCCTTTCTAAACATTTCTGTATTATATTTTActctcaattttattaataaaacttTTCTCATTAATCAATAATATTTGTACATGCAGTTTTGTTCATTAGTTGAAATTTGATGGTGAGTGAATGATGGTTGCCCAAGCATGCCATGGACAATCATGGCAGTGATGCATGTCACAATTTTCatcacaatttttatttttaatattttgatcttTTGTATATCTATATATCTCTCATCTTTATTCACAGTCTAAATTTTATCATGTGCttgtcattttcaaaattataaatttaataggCATCAAATTGATACCCTAAAGTTTACTAAACCATAGAAAACTATGGTGCAAttctcaaaattaattataagaatattttacTATGTGTAATCGAGTAGTCCCTTAAGAGCAATGCAAGCAAATCCTTTTGTAAGAAGAGGGTTTTAATCGATACCGATATACTCTctaataattaaattcattacAAAGTTTGTTGCAGTTCATTTCCAGGAAGAAACAAGTCTTTCTTCCTAAAATACGTAATAAGttcaataaatattaaattgatatcccaaaatttcttttaatttttaagtcatTCAACAATTTCATTTTCAGTGCAATGGTTataatttaagaaaatcaataattattatatacCACTTTGTGTGcacaaatatttttctttagatattttcgaAATATCATAATCATTTATTTAGATATTTTCGAAATATCATaatcaatatttttctttagatattttcaaaatatcataataatttatttagatattttcaagatattataatcatttttttacatTATGCGATATTTAAGGTTGACTTGAGAATAAGTGTAGTCAACCAACACCATACATGGGATGAATGGGGAACCAAATACAAAATAACATATCATTATTggatttaatgaaaatgaaaatagaagcTTTCACTTTGGGtttgaagatatttttaaaaattataactttgAGAGTTGGGAGAGATAAGATGAATGCTTGCCTCATAAGCAAGAAGGtgataaatctaaaataatgGTAACAAATAAAAggtaattaaattaaagaaaggtatattttaagaataataatatgatatggatcatataatataatatattagtGATGGGAAGCGGTTTGGATGGAGTGAGCATATGGTTTTGGACATTTTTTTAGTCAAggacaaaataatatattagtgATGGGAAGTGGTGTGGAGTGAGCTTATGGTTTTGGAGAATTTTTTAATCATGTGATTTGAAGATAGATTCTAAgctattttttaatcttatgtTGAAAGCAAAGTAGGTGTAACGTccacttcaaaaaaaattatttaagacaCTTCTCATGTAAGCACTCTTTTAAACAATCCAATATTATCCCCAAAATGCCTTTTTCATAtcttacaataataataataatatatttagaaTCAGTTTGGTAacgtgatttaaaaacaatttttttaaaaaaataaaactattttaaaaaaaatttaatattgttGGATcgttattatttgaaaacaatttttaacaataaaatgaaataaaaaataattttttgaaaataattaaaagttattttcattaatttttttaaaaaataaaacatcccCCTGTTTGgccatgttttctaaaacttgtttttaaaaatagtttttttttattttttcatttaaaaacaagtttgagaaaatatgaacaaatgagcctttaatttccaaaaaaaattacaaaaaataaaagaaaattttgttttgtttgattaTCTATGTACATGTTtagagataaaaattaaaagaaaaaaaatggtagttaaacttctatataaaatataataattcttatattttatcatatgaaaaaaatatggatttagtttatatttttttaaaattaattttaaaatttgaaatagtgatatttttaaatatcatattttatttttttcagttttagtctttaaatttatttgtattataaacaaaaaaaaaaaaatacaaagtatatctaaataataaattttctctaatattttaatTCCTCGTTTGTCTAATctaaatgaaaaggaaaatcattgaattttattatttagttgtATTGAGAAAATCAATGACGAAAATGGAGTGTAAAAGTtgtatattttcaatttctttcatggcgagaaagaataggaaaatagtggggaaaattatttgaaggcaaacttcaattttttgttttcttctttttcaattctAGATGATACTTAGCAACTAAGAATCGTAACATTCTTTAATTGAGAGTGCTATGTCGCCGAAAATATCTAGCCTTTGTTTGTTTCCTAGGAATTCACTTTCCTGGAAACCATCAAAAGTTAAGTTGCTTGGtttgaaaagaaatttcaagaatCACAACTTTGAATCCAATACCTTCTTTTGAGCCTTTTGACACTGCTGGGATTACTCAATTTTATATCTACTACCtagtttcaaaattaaattaaaataattacataaaaattattaaacaaaatatccgacaaatttttctaagaaaaatattaaggcatatttggaaattgttttttagaacaattttccattttgaaaaaaaacaaaaagacaaaaaaacacgttttccaaataaaaattatttttcttttttatgttctttaatgataaaaaatagagtttttttttttaaattttttaaagattgtttgataattgttttttaaaataattctaaaaaatagtttttaaaaacaatttttaaaaattattctctgatttttacataataaaagtttatttgaaaacctaaaatgtttttaaactgtttttaatatttttaaaaataaattttatatttagtgttttatttttaatcattcttaaaataaaaaaaccgtttaaaaaccgttttctagattttttttgttcttaaaataaataaacaattttaaaaaataattcccaaataGACCTTAGGGGTCGAATTGACATGTATTGAACTTCCGACCATGGAATTTGTGTGACAAATCATAAGGACTTGAATGTATcaaaaaaacaactttcttATCTcaattttggatttcaattattttttaattatcacgTGTTTAAGTGAGATTAAGTATCTAATTACATTGCTTTTTGCAACAAAATACGgcttgaaaacaaaattaataaaaaattcaaataatttaaaagtcaCATTGGTCAATTTTTATATAGGGTAAAGCACAAGCAAAAACGATTGGGCATTCAGGCATGATTAATTAGACAATGAGTGGGCATCAATAGGGAAAATGACCTAATATTCAACGGTCAATAGGTGGGAAGGGATAAGTACTAGGTTTGAAAGATTGTTTTCAAGTCAGATTATGCCATGGAATCATCCTCCGATGCCCCACTTTTACTCTTTCCACAAAGTTCATCTACACTTCAAGATTTGCATTGACTGCATgctctcttttgtttttatttttatttttatattcctctttggttttgtatttttccttgtttgtttgttttccgTGATTCTTGATTTACACGTTTCCTCAACCTCATTGCATGGCTTTTTTTGATTCCTTTACCAAACACGTTTTATCATCTATCATCCTTGCTTTGTTGTCATCCATATGAGGATTGGCTCCAAACTATACATTGAACAATGATGCCTAAGTACCCATGATTTGATTGAAGTTTTGGTATGAGTTTGAAATTCAAGAATTGATTCAATATTTGAATTACTATTTGAGAGTTTTCCACGTTATAAATCCacatattaattatattatttataaagtcaaaaaaaatgaaaaagacacctcaactatattttatattatacatattttaataattaaaaaataattagactATGATGACGTATCCCTTATGAGAGGGACAATTGAGAGACAGGTCTTCAGTATTGTGATATGAGATAATAAGACTTCTAATGGAATGGATGATCAAGAGATCAAGTATTTGGTATTATCACGTATCCTTTATGAGATAATTAAGAGACAGATCTTCAGTATTGTGATCTGAGATAATAAGACTCCTAATGGAATTGATGATTAAGAGATCAGGTATTTGGTATTGTGATTCAGATAATAAACTTTTGCGTAATTGATCAATTGATTATAGATATatctaaacaaattattttgtgttttatatttctctttaaataatattatgattattctaaaaaaaaataagttttgattcattaatttcaaaaaatatagaaaaaaaagaacccaaaaattttataaataaattttatatttgaaaaatattttaaaatacatgcgcttttattattatttcttgaaATACCCTTTtacattataatattaaataaaattatcaaaaaatcaatttatcattttaatttgataaaagtatcttacaaataaatatattataaattttttatttatataatatgagatacaaatcattttgaaaaaattctttagaatttttaaatgataaaacctaaaaaatttaaaattaaaacaaaaaaaacctaaaaagtaaaaaaataataaaatattgacttCCATTGCATTTGTCTTTCCCAAATCTATGTTTTTTATTAGTGTGATTTAGTGAAGTgatagttaatattttattttcatatttttacgtttaaagattttttgtttaaaattttcaaatttcttattttattaatttcaaatcagttcttacaataaaaaataaaaatcttcaaTTCATGTTATTAACCTAATaagtaaaatgttattttaagaaataattatttgacttGTGAAAATGcacacatattttaaaatatctttaaattgatgaaaataaaattgatttataaatattaaggttttttttatattttttcattattttatattagtttctaattatcaaatttactaTATAATATGTTTTAGAACTATGGACCGACCATTTTAATACTTATGCATCATGACTATCACGACTATTCATTAAACCTTATGTTGGTCCCGTAAATTTTCACATTTCTCAaatagaagaataaaaaaagtggCATTAATGAAACGATGTGACCAAACAATTGATTAGGAAGTTGTTGTCAAGTAAATATCAATCATCACATACATGCACAAAGTTTAGGTATTTGGTCACTAGTAGCGGCAGCCCCTTTGAAAAGTTTGGTTAAGAATATTCATAAGAATTGACTATTAACTTTCCATTTTGGAACAAATTTTTAGACCcgatcatataaaataaatggagTCTCTATTCCCCCGTGACAAATAAATTGAACCCGTGAATAATGTGATGATATTTATGAAGGTTCGTAACAGGTTCCCTAAAATGAATAGTCCTTAGTTCTGAAATGGAAAGTAGAAATTAGTAGGTGGGCGGTTGGAAGAGAAGAAATAGAAACAGTACACTACTGAGTTAGTCTGTGACGCAGGCGCTTCCGTCACTCAAAAATTAGGCCTCGAGAGAGTGAGAACGCACACTTACAAAAGAAATTTCGTTTTCCTTCCTTCAATCTTCAGTCAACACATTCCACACTCCACGGGAGAGCGATAACCACAACTTTTTAAGACGGACGGAAGTTGAAAGTCCTAAAATCAGTGAGGGGTGAAGACCAAGTCAGGGATTTCGATTGATAcatttgttgtttctttttttttttttattattattattatcgataggaaaagatgattaaataataataagtatccacttatttttttaaataaaaaatatatttgataaccaaaaaacattttcacttgttttcgtCTATCTTCacttaaagaataaaaaatatggtgtttttttttttacttgttttgtaagaactattttaagaaataattatataaacaataaaatactaaatataaaaaatatttttaaaatattaaaaaggttaaaaacagtttaaattttcaaacatatttttgttttacaaatatcataatatctttTTCAAAAGCTactttttagaattgttttcgaaacagttaccaaatagaTCTTaggtgtttgacaaattttaataaatagttttaaaaatctaaaaattcatttgtagtgttaaaaaaaatcacttatagtattttttttttaaataggtaattctcctaaaatatttttagagaaaatatttttattaaaaatactttgaatagaaacattatcaaacatactttaaaaataatattttaaaatattaaataaataaaaattaaaattttatagtcTTTAAGAAAAAAGTTGAAGTAGCATAGTATATCCATGCattcttaaaaattacatttttcactcaatttaggaaaaaattaagaaaaataaaataatattttttttatatagctagatgtataaaaaatatgaaaaagatagGAAACagtcaaaatattttccttctcatttttttagataaagATGAGGAAGGTCTTGGGAAAATGCATTACTAGATAATTTAACCTTTTTGCTTGGACTTTTTCATTGGCAATTAGATAAgagaaaaattttatacattattcaaatttatttatttttacattttttttctcttaacgCTATATTTGATTTCTGAaatatttgagagaaaatgcaaaggaaggaaaataaagagaaaaaatagaatgaaagaaaaaataaaaaatagatttaaaatcaataaattatttttatatgtttttttaaatttatttcactataattttaaaatgtattcatttttaactaattttaattatattttattttctttcgtgTTTTTCACAAACTATTTTcctttgtgttttatttttctttccttagcatttttggaaccaaacataccctaaaaCTTTCCAGAAATATGATATAGGCCTAGAAAACTTAAATCAAACATTACTTTA
Protein-coding regions in this window:
- the LOC100243607 gene encoding NAC domain-containing protein JA2L; its protein translation is MGVPETDPLSQLSLPPGFRFYPTDEELLVQYLCRKVAGQGFSLEIIGEIDLYKFDPWVLPSKAIFGEKEWYFFSPRDRKYPNGSRPNRVAGSGYWKATGTDKVITTEGRKVGIKKALVFYVGKAPKGTKTNWIMHEYRLLENSRKNGSSKLDDWVLCRIYKKNSNSSKPIAAVLPSKAHSNGSSSSSSSHLDDVLESLPEIDDRFFSPNRMNSLRVSQPDEKVNFHNLGSGNFDWATLAGVSSLQELVSGVQSHAQPPAAVNNSNEMYVPSLPPLIQAEEEVQSGLRTQRVDPVMNQGFFPQNSNAFSQSFSNSLDPFGFRYPTQPSGFGYRQ